GTAGAGCAGGGCCGAGACCCAGCGGAGGTCGACGTCGTCGACCTTCACGGGCCGGCCGCCGACCACCATGGCGCCCATCGCGGCGTTGTCGGAGATGGTGTCGACGATCGTGCGGCCCTGCATCTCGATGTGCGAGTTCAGGATCTCGAGCGCCGGCACGACGTAGGCGGTGGCGTCGAGCACGTCGAAGATCGTGACATCCGGGCCCTGCAGGGGCTTGGCGAGCACGAAGGCGAGCTCGACCTCGATGCGCACGTTCGAGAAGCGGTCGAATTCGACGGATGTCCCGGACTCGACGACCATGTCGTCGAAGATGACCCCGTAATCGGGCTCGGTGATGCCGGTGGCGACCTGCATGACCTTCGAGGTGAGGCCGATCTTGCGGCCGACGAGGCGCGCACCGTCAGCCTGGCGCCGGCTCGCCCAGACGCTCTGCACGGCGTAGGCGTCGTCGACGGTCATGCCGGGATTCCTGGCGGTGAGGAGCGGCACGGTGCTTCGGTCGTGATGGGCCGTGACGAGTTCGTCGGCGATCGCTTCGATCCTGGTCTGGTCCAGCAATATGTGCTCCACTTCGTCGTCGAGGGGTCCCGAGGTGATCGTATATGACCGGTCGTGCCCGGTGGCATCCCGAGCCATATTCGTATTTGAAATCGTATATCATGACCGGATAGCTCGTCTCGGGCTCGACGACGAGCTGCCCCTGACCGCGGACACGACAGAGGAGTCGCCCCCGCATGACCACGACATCCGCCCCCGCCACTGCGCCCGCCCAGACCGACGCGAGGCGCCGCGAACTCCGCCGCGTCGCATTCGCCACCGTGATCGGCACCACCATCGAGTGGTACGACTTCTTCCTGTACGCGAGCGCCGCAGGCCTCGTCTTCCAGGTGCTCTTCTTCG
The DNA window shown above is from Agromyces cerinus and carries:
- the hpaH gene encoding 2-oxo-hept-4-ene-1,7-dioate hydratase codes for the protein MLDQTRIEAIADELVTAHHDRSTVPLLTARNPGMTVDDAYAVQSVWASRRQADGARLVGRKIGLTSKVMQVATGITEPDYGVIFDDMVVESGTSVEFDRFSNVRIEVELAFVLAKPLQGPDVTIFDVLDATAYVVPALEILNSHIEMQGRTIVDTISDNAAMGAMVVGGRPVKVDDVDLRWVSALLYRNQTIEESGVAAAVLGHPAMGVAWLANKLAQHDQSLEAGEIILAGSFTRPMWVERGDTVHADYGQLGAVTCRFE